One Vicia villosa cultivar HV-30 ecotype Madison, WI linkage group LG5, Vvil1.0, whole genome shotgun sequence genomic window, TAAGTTTGGCATGATTAACATGCTCAGTTTAAGAATGGTTATTAAGATTAGTCAGCTTAATATAGTTTGTTGCTAAATAAACTAGTGGTTAGTTTGTGATTAGtatttgaaatgcttgtataAATGGAGTTTCCCTCCATTCTGTAAACATTGAGTTCGATAATGAAACTCATTCTCTCTTTCATGGTTTCATTCAATTATATTCATTGTAGCTTCTAGTTCAGTAATGTGTTCAACTGAAATAGATTATAGCACAAATAAATTCTCCAGATATGctcaaatataaataataacaGCCAAAAATTCTAGTTCTTCTAAAGGAGACATTTTCTTTCTCACAGAATGCCTGTTGCATTATCTTCAATATCTTCTGATACTACTTCATAAAAACCAGGAAACTGCATATTCAAATCCCTACAAATTACACAATCAACTTAGTTTTCAAATTTGTAAAGTTATTTTTAGTGCATGAAAGGAAAAGTGGACAATACTTCAAATATGGAATTGTCATGTTCTTGAGTAAGGATGGATTTCGAGCAACAAAACATTCCCACTCCTCTCTATCAATCCTTCCATCTCCTTTTAAATCAGCTTCTTTAATGGCCTATGCAATACCACAGAGACTAGTTCTTATTAAACCACAAAATCCTAACATGCTCAAAATGGATAATTAATCGAtgtgaagaaaaaaatttaaaatacctTATCAATTATTAGCTCAATTATATCATGAGAAAGAACTAAATCAGACTCTCTTAGGAGTTCCAATATCATCTCTCTTACCTCGTCTCGTTCTATAAAGCCTCTTTGCCATATATCGTATAATCGAAATGCAACTGTCATCAAACATATTATTATCAAATTTCAAAATGCGTTATAACATTCGGTTATTCATATGCACTGGCAGTATGAAATGATTTTATCTGATAAGAACTCTTACAAGCTGCTTTTTGTGGTTGCGTCGCTGCAGGATGGAAAACGCTTAAAGCTCTAACAAACTCTCCAAAATCTATCATACCATCATTTTTCGAGTCAAATAAATCGAACACCTGCTTACAAATTTAGATGACAATAGTGTTTGatcagggccgtctttgaggacGCACAAGGCAGACTAGTGCACATGGTCCAAAGTTTACCACAGTTAAACAGTGGCTTAATAAAACTTCGTAAATTAGTATTAATATATACTATGTTCTAACCCTGTCGCCAAAGAGGTTCCGTTTCTTGCTACTTCCAAACAAACCAAGCTGAAACTCTTCCtgcatatatattttcaatattaattcattattaCACTCCTAATAAGTTCTTGTACAATCTTAATTATGGTATTAATCTGAACTCTATAGAGCTTACTTTGCTAATTAGCCCATCATTAACCATAGAGCTGCTTAATTTCTTGAAGAGATCATATAATGCTTTAATTTCAGAAACATTAACTGGAAGATTGTATGCACATAGACACACAAAAAATCTACAATATTAATTTGTCCATCACTGGAAATCCCATTATATAAACTCTAGAATGTgattgaaaagaaataaaaagcttACAATAAGTTTGTTCGGCAAGAATCGCAGGATCTTCACGCCGAATTCGCGGTTTCATGCAAGAACAGCccatcaaattttttatttattttatgtttccaAGACTTTAGGGATGATCTTAATTAACcatgtatataaatataaatatagacATCGAATACATTAATCTAAGACAAGACAATTGGTGATTTGACTAGAAGAatctacacaagttgtttgatgcTCATTTGTATCCACCACTTTGAACTGGAATTTGTTCCATGCACATGGAGTCATACATTTTTTCCAAGTTCATGACTAGTGGTATACAAACATCGATTTTTTCTATCGACACCTCGTACATTCGGACCGAATCTGATTCCATTTCTTATGTTCCAATAAAATCATTCTATGCTGATGCAAATGAAATTGATGCTTGTTAGTCCTTTAAAGTTAATACTTAATGGTGCTTTCAACACATGATTATACAAAATGGTGTTTTCAACACATGATTATACTTATACACAATTACAATACATTCTATTCTATAGATGCAATCCTTTTGGCGTGCATTCGTCTTCAATTGTTTGCAGCTAGTCTTCCACTTCGGTGTGCAAAACGAAGCTTGGAAATGCCATAGTTATATCCCTGACAGGCAGAAAAATTTCGGTCAATCAATTATGTAAAGGTCTAATGTTTATGTGGTcgaaaaaatttcaattttgctAATCATGTTCGAATTTCTTTGACTAGAACGGAGACTTACTTTAGATATGGCAGAGTCATGATCTTAAGAAGAGAAGGATTTTTTGCCGCGTATTCTTTCCACTCTTCCATATCAATCTTCCCGTCTCCTTTTGAATCAACCTCCATCATTGTCTGAAAAAGTTCGAACCAAGAAAAATACGAGATAAGAATTAGATTGAAGAAAATGTAGATATCGAAGGAACACAACGGTTAATAACCTTTTCCACGATGGATTCAACAATATCATCTGAAACGGTAACTTCTGATTCATTCAAAGTAGCCAATACCATCTCCCTTAACTTCAATGAGCCAACCAAAAAGGGTCATAAGATGTTCAAAAAAGTATAAAAAAGGTATGAAAAAGAGTCATAAGATGCTCAAAACAGCATTACTGCAATCCTAAAGAGAAAATGGAAGACAATGGAAAGCTTAGAGGATACTCACCTCACTATGTTGAATGTATCCGGTATTTCGAAGATCAAACAGTTTAAACGCGACTGcaaggaaaaaaattaaaatctcaTAGTAAATGAATGAATGTTTGATTTCTCTAATACAAAACTAATTTCATACATTCAATTTTCTTGTCCTCGGATGCCCGTGGATGAAAGATGCTTAGGGAACGAACGAATTCACCAAATTCGATAACTCCATTACGCTTAATATCAAACATATCAAATACCTGCATAATTAACCTTTCTTAGATTGCAACATCATCATGTACATAGTAAAATGAAGATGTTATCacaaaatttacaaagaaactaAAATCAATAACTCCATTACGCTTAATATCAAATATAACTAGACTATGTACCCTGCTTGCAAGTAGATTTTGCTTGCTACtatttctaaaaagtgcaagttGGAACTCCTCCTGCACATAAATAAATGTCTTGAAAATTTTAGCAAATGTAACTTATGTTTTATACAAAATACTATTAAAGTATAATGAAACGCGATTTCGTAAAATAAATAGGTCATGTTAATGTGAATTAGAAATGCAATATGAGTTCATAGTATAGCCGAAAATATTTGGAATCAATCTTTAGTACTAGTCTGTGCTAATACCTTGTGAATGCAGCCATCATCAATAATTGAACTGCTTAGTTTCTTAAACAAGTCAAATAAAGCCTCAACCTCATTCACAGTAACTGTCATGAAAGTTTCAAGAACAAGGATTCAATTCGAGATCAATTATGAAGCAATATCATTTTAGATTGAAGACGTATCTGGTGTTAGACACATGAGATTATATTCAACTACGTTGATTTTCTCCTGTTATTATTATTGGTGTTTCCGTGTAACTGTCTGTGTCTGAGTGTCTGTGTTAGTGTTTCATAGATAACAAGTAGGAAGATGTTGACTTACATGATGTCTCGGAAGCAAGTATGGAAGATTGTTCGTGCTTAACTTTTGATCTACTTCTGGTAAGGCAAAAACAACTCATGGAAATGGACATACAATAATCAGTTGAACTACTTCCAAGACAATTGGATCTGCCACAACAAAGACAAAGGATTCAAAAAACATGAAACATAAACAAGATTGTGTAAAAAGTCAACTCATCAATGATGAATTATTCAAAGAGACttacagaaaatgtggagaagtTGTGACTGACTACTTCTTTTTACATTTATATGTTTAATTGAATTCAAAGTTGCCTTCTAGCTATACTCAAAAGCTATTTGTatccattaatccattaaatTAAACAAACAGACTTATACACGAcgaaacttttttcttttttttataaagcTGACGAAACAGAACTACCTACCACAAGAATACGTTACACCATAAACTtcacttttttgttttttaaatatatgTATAGATAAAACTCTAGATTAAGTTACTTAAAATTTAAGAGTATATACTCCAAAAATAGTTAGAAGAAAAAGTTGGTTGTAAAGTATACTATTTCATTTTTAGTCAAAAACACCTAAGCAATTTGATCTAACTTCCATTAAAAGATCAAAATAAAGAATTGGATGGACGGTGCTTCTGTCCCAAAATAGCCAACAATTTCAAAAACAATGGAGtagtatatatttttatcaatcccaattaaatgattattaataaattataatttaaaagttGATTAATTGACACATAGTTTGTTCAGCATCTTTATTATGGGTCTCATTGTtcttactttcttttttttaaaatgatttgtatAGTATGatataattttgtataaaaaaatttataaatttgtttgagttaaaaggtagtgcactgataatgtaaaataattttacactgttatccaatagaaaattatatatgtgtcatgtcattaaatttttttaaaataaaaaaatggtttaattggatacatgggtggtgattggttgacagtgtaaaaatattttacattgtcagtgcatcaccccttttctcaattttttttcttcataaaagtatcaaaattttaaaaaatcacttaattttgattctacagtagaaactctttaaattaattctcggtaaattaataaactctctaaaataataaatttgtccggtcccgacttgggccaatgtaaaaaattgaaaaactcgataaaataataagataataatttttcgagagatccctttataattttcggtcgcaagaaaatcataaattaataattcatagaaactgaaaaaatatatattacactATTGAAATATGATTCAATAGTTGTCTGTTTTTCTTTAAAGTTCAAAGTTCAAGACAAAGTCATTATTGATTTACAATGCATATGAACACCGCAATTACTAATTTACGTTGAATCTCAAGGTTCGCTCCAACGTAATTCTAAGAGGCATAGACTAATTTGcctttttgtttgaaaaaatttattattaatctaaatatttttatatacgaaagatggtatttatgatccaaaaatggtgtatggaaaaaaatctattattgatctaaatatttttatatatgaaaatttactattgatctagttatttttgtaaatgatacctaaacataaataatatttgtacacgagaaaaaattattattggtcTAAATattttggctaaattacagttttagtccccctgttttggtattttcacgattttggtccccgtATTTTCTTTTTAAGCAGTTTtaggaaaaaaaaatttaaataacaaggtttaaaaaaaaattaccaaaaaaacaagtttttcaaaaaatttactaaagtgtctaggttttgaagaccccatggagtatgcgccaaatgaattggcgcattagtacaaaaattaggagtatgcgccatatggtttggcgcaaatgtggaaatttttttattttttttaacttttcatAACACATATACGCCAATTTATTTGGctaattcaaaaaaatttatactaatgcgccaaatggtttggcgcatactctaAGGGGTCCCgccaaacctagacattttggtaaaattactgaaaaccttgttttttatgtaattttttttataaacattgttatttaaattttttcatccAGTTTTAGTCCCCCATTCCAATTTTGTTCATAAACAGTGCAtgatccgtacatgaacagtacatgaccgtatatgaacagtacatgaccgtacatgaacagtacatgaccaATTGgttcaaaattgggatgggggaccaaaactgtttaaaaagaaaatagggggaccaaaatcgtgaaaaatgtcaaaatagggggaccaaaactgtaatttagccaaatatttttatatacaaaaaatgatatttatgatctacAAAATTTTGACTCAAAAatagtatacggaaaaaaaatctattattgatctatatttttttatatactaaaatttactattgatccaaatattttgtaaatgatacctaaacataaataatatttgtatacatgaattatttttttattattgatctaaatatttttatatacgaaagatggtatttatgatccaaatatttatgATGCAAAAGTTGTAGACGGGAAAAATCgaatattgatttaaatatttttatatatgaaaaaatatattattaatttaaatatttttttcttttttaatctcCTATATAATATAAATGTATTATGTAAACAAATACACGTAACAGATCACAAAATTCATGGGTACGCATAgattttttagtaattttttattatataaagctGAAAAAACGGAACTACCTACCACAACAACACGCTACACAATAAACTTCATTCTAGATTAAGTTcgtcatttttttttcataaaaaaaatgtgaaaatgttaaaaaagaaacttttcaaattaaataatatatctataatataagaaatttaatggttgtgaaaaagtctctaatacccttatttgattttttgccaccatattaaaattgtggttatttggtctttgtacaataaagttcttaattttattattaaaataatataaccgtcatattttatcaaacttatcaaatctctctccattctctatttttttttctttcatcacgttctcacttctttcttccaaaaaaaaattctaatattaatctatatatttttatatacggaaaaggatatttataaatgaaatattttttattcaaaattagtatatggaaaaaatttattcaaaaaatctattattgatcaaaatatttttatatacgaacatttaatattgatccaaataatttttgtaaatgatacataaacaaaaataatatttgtgatcgtacctgatcagaagaatcgtcaaggcgtaatgtctggcttgaagagcaagatggggggggtacctgcaaggttctccgatgcttaagtcagtagctatcagagaatgaggtttagagttgagaatagaatacctgaccctctagtgaaagagggtatttatagcccccagcgctgggccaaggttccctaattgggccaaatccaactggaggcccacgtgctagggaactgccagaacgtcccatgctagggctgagtcagcaggagactcacgttctggatgcacatagcgtagggttcggagatggttgaccgaatccttcgcttGGACGTGACGCGTGATCTTCGtgcgtggataactccttgacggttatcAAGTGGACCCAAaagtttgggcctgctcggccagggTCCTCGCGACGGGCAGCCCCTATCTGTTCAGTAATTGGGCCCAAGGGtagtgggcctgctcggctggtaatCAAGGgatgggcctgctcggcccagaccagaacaggagccccccaagtcattagcATGATAAGGGTGATGACTTTAACGAGGAGGTTTAGTCGAGCAGGGGCAACGGTTCCAAATCATGGGCTCCTCGAGGGCTTAGGTCGGTTGCTAATTGTCTTTGGTTTTTAACCTTATTGGTTGTCATTCATTGGCGTGATTGACAGGTGTCAGCTGTACAGGCTGTAATCATCATTGCGCCGTTTCTAGGGATGAAAGTAGATGGCGTCTCTTGGGGTTCTCAAGATCTTTGGGACGCGTGGCAACTTTTCGTGGAGGGAGCCGTCTTTGGGGTGTAGGCAATGATGgcgtctcctaggctgcctaggccatcatgacaccctttggccttcTTTCCCTATATAAGGAGTGAGGAGGTCACTCATTTAGCACTTAACATTTCCCAAGCCTTCAAGATCCGCTCACTGCTCTTCTCCTCGTTTCGTTCATATCTTCTTCGCTTTCTCCAAGTAAGTTCTTCGTCTCCTTcatgtttttatttatgttttatgcTTTAGTTTTGAATGAGGCGAGCATGATTGATGAGCTTGACGAGGAAGGATTATTAATTAGCCGAGTAGGCCTAGAAGATACACCGTTTTTCTCGTGCGTTTGCCGAGTGAGTTTTGAGTGAACGGGGCTAGAACGTTTGAATGAGACGTCCAGCTTTTAGGATTACTAGAGAGTAGCATGAGGGCCACGAGCAGTGGAGGTTGCACGTCTCGGTGAAGGCATGAGTTTGCCGACCTCCGCTGCGTGCGGCGTATATATTCAAAGGACACTTTAGCTCGTCGGCCATTTGACGATGGGGGAGTTTTCCTCGTCccttttcctcgccctttcacttgactcgcggtggaagggtggatttgaccagtcgaattcacggtttcctctgcttttcaggtaaatggccgacgagaACAAGGATGATGTCGTCTTCGACATTTCAGATGGGGAGGAAGCTGTTGGCGCGCAAGACGACGTTCCCGTCGTAGAGACCTCCCCTAGGGCACTTGAAAAATGGGTGGCCGTTGAGCCGATGATGATTGCATCGCGCTTCACGAGTCATCCCAAAGAAGCCTTTAACGTCATCGAGGACCTTGACCAAgacgaggagccttcttggggTGCCTTTGTGCCCAAATCTCACCAGAGGATCTGCTCGCGATTTCCCGGCCCCCGTTTCGCAATGTATGAGTTCGTCTTTAAGGAGGCTGGTCTCCGTCTCCCCTTCACTCATTTGCAACGGAGCGTCTTCAGTTGGTTGCGGCTCTGCCCGTCTCAGCTTCATCCCAACGCTTTAGCGTTCTTAAGGGCCTTTGAGATCGTGTGCGGGTACTTGGAGGTCGAAGCGACTCTGCCCCTTTTCTTCAGAATTTTTCATTTGCAGAGGTTGCGTGATCGggacggcaagtggagttgggtgtcgtttaagcagccgaagaagctgttcgctATTTATCAGGACTCTGTCAAGCACTTTAAGAACCGGTATTTTATAATTAAGCCGCTCACTCCTGATGCTGAGAGTCACTTGTTCGAGGAGCGCGAGTATGTTGAGGATGGGGTGAGGAGAGTGGGCCCAGCTGCTCGGTTCCCGTTAGAGTGGCAACCTGACCATTTCGAGCGCGGGACTGACTATTACATCTTCCGGGACGAGGATCTCAACGAGCGCGATACAGGGGGGTATCAGGTGCTCGCTTCTTTTGTGGACGGGTTTAGACCGGCAATATGTACATATCCCAACGGGGATCCCCTATTCGAGGAGGATGGGGGCCCTATGCTGGAGCCTCGGCACATCAACACCAAAGCTGTCCTCGAGTGCGGAAGTTATGGGGACGCTATGATTTTGTTAGGTGAGATAACTATTATTTGTTCAAACAACacctttttggttctaactctttattttgcaggaaaaatggccgacTTGCACGGCAAAGTTACGAAGATGCGGGCCAAGAATAAGGGGGCCGCCAAAGTGTCTGGAAAACGATCGCGGGTCGAGGAGGTTAAGGCGGCTGCAGCGAGTGTCCCTGACAGTGGCTCTCCTTCGTCAGTCGGGACGAGCTCGCGTGGTTCTCCGGCCggaaagaaacaaaagaatgacGGGACCGGGGAGCTTCGTCCTCTTATCATCGACAACCCCTCCGAGGAGGACATTGTGCTGCCTTCTTGTACTCTGCATAGGGGGATCTTCTCAAAGAAAAATGTTCTCCTcgagcgcgaggaggtgaggcacATCGTCAAGCGGGACAGGGCGGCTCGAGACAAGGATTTGTCCGAGGATCTCGAAGGGACGATGAGGGTGGCCGCCTTGGCCTTGGCTCTTAACGCTCAGAATGTCTATCCTCATAAGGACTACGATGCTCTTCAGATCAAGTACGATGGGCTGGAGCACGAGTTCGAACAGTACAAGGATAAGTATGAGGTCCAGAGCGGCATAGTGGAGGATCTCGTTAAAGAGCGTAACAAGGTCGCGGACTTGGAAGCCGAGGGAAAAAGGCTCCGCGAGAGAGTTGCTGAGTTGGAGAGGGCTCATCTCCCTTCTGCCGAGGAAGATGAGGACGAGAAAGCCTTGGTGACGCGTTCTCAGCTTCTGGGCAAGGTGAAGGAGTTGGAGATCGAATGTGTCGCTACCTTGGGGGTCGGTTTTAAAGCTGCGGTGGATCAGCTGAAAGTCCTCAACCCGCGTTTGGTGACGAAGGGCATTGGTCCATACCATAAGGTCGTGGACGGGCGAATTGAACCAAACCCGGAGTTCGAGGACTGGGAAGATGAGGAGGAACCCCAGGGCGAGGACGACGGTGCCGAGGACGAAGATGGCGATGTTTGaccagtcttttattattatggcCTGTGTGCCgatgttttgtggcctgcgtgccaacattttgtggcctgcgtgccaaggtAGCTAGTTGGGCGATGCCCGgatattttttgtaatatttagaTATCTCCGACCAATTTGGTCGGTTTTTAATATTCCGTTTTATATTCCAAAGTTTACTTGTGCTTATCTGatgtatgttttgtgtttatgctcgaattatgtttgtgctcgaccgaggtttatggcccgggcgtgtggggaacggtccgggtgcgcagagcaggtgtgcgctataagcgagcgcgaggccgcggtcggggccaggtgctcgcggcgtgaacgatcccatcgcgagctggggttctgccgtgcaggtacttccgcggagggtctgtgtgtaaggcccgccgtgtagtcggctttgcctcctagtagggttatccgactgaagctgtcgtggagcatacgcgcttgtaccatggcgcgagtcctCGCCTGTATTTCCCTCGTGTTCGTCACGAGCGGCCGGGtagtgttaggttgtttctaactgtagtagcgtctgagtttttcagcattccaaggtcgagctagtttttcgccgagaaggttctcgaggtaatacgcaccgttttcggttttatcgtaTACTCGGTACGGACCTTCCCAGTTTGGGACTAGTTTGCCTTCGCGTGAATCTTTCATGTTCCTACGGAGCACTAAGTCTCCGACTTCGAAGGAGCGCTTGATGACTTTGGCGTCATGTCTTAACGCTATTTGTTGTTTCAACTTCGCTTCTCGCAGGGAGGATCCTGTtcggatctcctcgaccatgtcgagatCTTCTCTCATGGCTTCGTCGTTGAGCTCTTCCTCTAGAGGTGACTCAGTCTGACGAGACggttctcggatctccacggggatcacggcttctgtGCCATAGGTTAGCCTGAATGGTGTTTCGCCCGTGGTTGAATGCGGGGTCGTCCTGTatgcccagaggacgctgtgtagctcttTGACCCAAGCTTTTTTCGCTTCGCCCAGCCTTCTCTTCAATCCACGGAGGatgacccggttggcggcttcGGCCTGTCCGTTGGTTTGGGGGTGCTCGACTGAAGTGAAGCGCTGCTTTATCCCGAGTTTGGCCACGAATTCCTGGAATTTTCtgtccgtgaactgggtgccgttgtcggttattatcgcctgtggtaccccgaatcgagcgag contains:
- the LOC131603726 gene encoding calcineurin B-like protein 7 isoform X2, whose protein sequence is MGCSCMKPRIRREDPAILAEQTYFNVSEIKALYDLFKKLSSSMVNDGLISKEEFQLGLFGSSKKRNLFGDRVFDLFDSKNDGMIDFGEFVRALSVFHPAATQPQKAAFAFRLYDIWQRGFIERDEAIKEADLKGDGRIDREEWECFVARNPSLLKNMTIPYLKDLNMQFPGFYEVVSEDIEDNATGIL
- the LOC131603727 gene encoding calcineurin B-like protein 7 isoform X1, with amino-acid sequence MSISMSCFCLTRSRSKVKHEQSSILASETSFTVNEVEALFDLFKKLSSSIIDDGCIHKEEFQLALFRNSSKQNLLASRVFDMFDIKRNGVIEFGEFVRSLSIFHPRASEDKKIEFAFKLFDLRNTGYIQHSELREMVLATLNESEVTVSDDIVESIVEKTMMEVDSKGDGKIDMEEWKEYAAKNPSLLKIMTLPYLKDITMAFPSFVLHTEVED
- the LOC131603726 gene encoding calcineurin B-like protein 7 isoform X1 encodes the protein MGCSCMKPRIRREDPAILAEQTYFNVSEIKALYDLFKKLSSSMVNDGLISKEEFQLGLFGSSKKRNLFGDRVFDLFDSKNDGMIDFGEFVRALSVFHPAATQPQKAAFAFRLYDIWQRGFIERDEVREMILELLRESDLVLSHDIIELIIDKAIKEADLKGDGRIDREEWECFVARNPSLLKNMTIPYLKDLNMQFPGFYEVVSEDIEDNATGIL
- the LOC131603727 gene encoding calcineurin B-like protein 8 isoform X2, with amino-acid sequence MSISMSCFCLTRSRSKVKHEQSSILASETSFTVNEVEALFDLFKKLSSSIIDDGCIHKVFDMFDIKRNGVIEFGEFVRSLSIFHPRASEDKKIEFAFKLFDLRNTGYIQHSELREMVLATLNESEVTVSDDIVESIVEKTMMEVDSKGDGKIDMEEWKEYAAKNPSLLKIMTLPYLKDITMAFPSFVLHTEVED